The following coding sequences are from one Oryzisolibacter sp. LB2S window:
- a CDS encoding VacJ family lipoprotein, translating to MTTCTRFSKGAARAAALTLGLALLGGCATGPDVHPADPFEPYNRSMTRFNDNVDKVVLKPVATLYQDATPQPVRTGVGNFFANLGDAWSLVNNLLQLRGREAYDSLVRLSVNTVLGLGGLLDIASEMGVERHKQDFGLTLGHWGVPTGPYLVLPLLGPSTVRDTAALPADLFVGDAVGYVNDVPWRNSLYALRFVDRRASLLRATSLLDEAALDPYSFTRDVYLKLRAGGTAEGQDEEGGKLPEDY from the coding sequence ATGACCACCTGCACAAGATTTTCCAAGGGCGCCGCACGGGCGGCGGCCCTGACCCTGGGTCTGGCCCTGCTCGGCGGCTGCGCCACGGGCCCCGACGTCCATCCGGCCGACCCCTTCGAGCCCTACAACCGCAGCATGACGCGGTTCAACGACAACGTGGACAAGGTGGTGCTCAAGCCCGTCGCCACCCTGTACCAGGACGCCACGCCGCAGCCCGTGCGCACCGGCGTGGGCAACTTCTTCGCCAACCTGGGCGATGCCTGGTCCCTCGTCAACAACCTGCTGCAGCTGCGCGGGCGCGAGGCCTATGACAGCCTGGTGCGCCTGAGCGTCAACACCGTGCTGGGCCTGGGCGGCCTGCTGGACATCGCCAGCGAGATGGGCGTGGAGCGCCACAAGCAGGACTTCGGCCTGACACTGGGCCACTGGGGCGTGCCCACGGGGCCGTACCTGGTGCTGCCGCTGCTGGGCCCGTCCACGGTGCGCGACACGGCGGCCCTGCCGGCCGACCTGTTCGTGGGTGATGCCGTGGGCTATGTGAATGACGTGCCCTGGCGCAACTCGCTCTATGCGCTGCGCTTCGTCGATCGGCGCGCGAGCCTGCTGCGTGCGACCTCGCTGCTCGACGAGGCCGCGCTCGACCCCTACAGCTTCACACGTGACGTGTACCTGAAGCTGCGCGCTGGCGGAACTGCCGAAGGCCAGGACGAAGAGGGCGGCAAGCTGCCCGAAGACTACTGA
- the mlaD gene encoding outer membrane lipid asymmetry maintenance protein MlaD → MQHSKNDVWVGLFVLLGAAALVFLALQSANLLQLNFRSGYVITARFDNIGGLKPKAAVRSAGVVVGRVQSIGFDDKTYQASVALELDKRYVFPKDSSLKILTSGLLGDQYIGIEAGADEHNLADGDTVTATQSAVVLENLIGQFLYGKAEESAAGAGGKK, encoded by the coding sequence ATGCAGCATTCCAAGAACGATGTCTGGGTCGGGCTGTTCGTCCTGCTGGGGGCGGCGGCGCTGGTCTTTCTGGCCCTGCAGTCGGCCAACCTGCTGCAGCTCAACTTCCGCTCGGGCTATGTGATCACGGCGCGCTTTGACAACATCGGCGGATTGAAGCCCAAGGCTGCGGTGCGCAGCGCCGGCGTGGTCGTGGGCCGCGTGCAGTCCATAGGCTTCGACGACAAGACCTACCAGGCCAGCGTGGCCCTGGAGCTGGACAAGCGCTACGTCTTCCCCAAGGACAGCTCGCTCAAGATCCTGACCAGCGGCCTGCTCGGCGACCAGTACATCGGCATCGAGGCCGGTGCCGACGAACACAACCTGGCCGATGGTGATACCGTCACGGCAACACAGTCCGCCGTGGTGCTGGAGAACCTCATCGGACAGTTCCTCTACGGCAAGGCGGAAGAAAGCGCCGCCGGTGCCGGAGGCAAGAAATGA